A genomic stretch from Limanda limanda chromosome 11, fLimLim1.1, whole genome shotgun sequence includes:
- the lyplal1 gene encoding lysophospholipase-like protein 1, with protein MAAARRLKTCAVSPAGKHSASVIFLHGSGDTGRGLRAWVRDVMQPDLAFSHIKVIYPTAPARPYTPMRGAITTVWFDRLKISRDCPEDLESIDDMCSTLGSIIEGEVKAGIHKDRVVIGGFSMGGAMALHLACRYHPDVAGVFALSSFLNKDSINFQAVEERLRAGLPLPELIQCHGTKDELVLHQWGEDTSMLLKKAGMTTTFHSFPGLNHQLSQPEMELLRSWILNKLPPTTSADSQS; from the exons ATGGCTGCTGCTCGGAGGCTTAAAACATGTGCGGTTTCTCCGGCTGGGAAACACTCCGCCTCGGTCATCTTCCTGCACGGCTCAG GTGACACTGGGAGGGGACTGAGAGCCTGGGTTCGGGATGTAATGCAGCCAGATCTGGCCTTCAGCCACATCAAAGTTATTTACCCCACAGCCCCAGCTAG GCCGTACACACCGATGAGAGGGGCTATTACCACTGTCTGGTTTGACCGTCTCAAGATCTCGCGGGACTGCCCAGAGGACCTTGAGTCCATAGACGACATGTGCAGCACCTTAGGGTCCATCATCGAGGGCGAGGTCAAAGCCGGGATCCACAAAGACAGGGTGGTCATTG GTGGATTCTCGATGGGCGGAGCCATGGCGCTCCATCTGGCGTGTCGCTATCACCCTGATGTAGCAGGAGTTTTTGCTCTATCCAGCTTTCTCAACAAGGACTCTATCAATTTTCAG GCTGTGGAGGAGCGGCTCAGAGCAGGACTCCCGCTGCCCGAGTTGATCCAGTGCCATGGGACCAAGGATGAGCTGGTGCTCCATCAGTGGGGAGAGGACACATCCATGCTGCTGAAGAAGGCTGGCATGACCACTACCTTCCACTCCTTTCCAGGCCTTAATCATCAGCTCTCCCAGCCTGAAATGGAGCTGCTGAGAAGCTGGATCCTCAACAAGCTTCCTCCTACCACCTCTGCTGACTCCCAGAGTTAG